Proteins encoded in a region of the Candidatus Moanabacter tarae genome:
- a CDS encoding Hydroxypyruvate reductase has protein sequence MNDKLVIVTDYTWPSIEPEATVLQKAGANLVEAGTGEEEELIRLVSEADGILTCFRNITSSVIEAGKKLKVIGRYGIGVDNIDIEAATRLGIPVTNVPAYCLDEVAEHAMAFLLACGRSICRYDSSIRKGNWDLASGRPIYRIRGRTLGILGFGKIGQSLAEKAIGFGLKIIAHDAFINDETIRKGGVEPVSLDEIVSRSDFLSIHTPLNRDTRHLINEVRLRKMKPGSFVLNAARGGIIDLEALAVALKEGWIGGAAIDVFEPEHLPDDHPLLDAPNLIATPHVAFYSEESVLDLQRLAAENVAAILSNRRPESVVNPEVLELPRWTNLQV, from the coding sequence ATGAATGACAAATTAGTAATCGTAACTGACTACACATGGCCGTCGATAGAGCCAGAGGCGACAGTGTTGCAGAAAGCTGGAGCCAATCTAGTGGAGGCTGGGACAGGCGAGGAAGAAGAATTGATACGCTTGGTTTCCGAAGCTGATGGTATTTTGACTTGCTTCAGGAACATAACGTCGTCCGTGATTGAGGCCGGAAAAAAACTTAAGGTAATCGGTCGTTATGGGATTGGTGTAGATAACATTGATATTGAGGCTGCCACTCGTCTCGGTATTCCCGTTACCAATGTTCCCGCATACTGTTTGGATGAAGTTGCCGAGCATGCCATGGCGTTTCTTCTAGCCTGCGGGCGCAGCATTTGTCGTTACGACTCTTCTATTCGGAAGGGGAATTGGGATTTAGCCTCGGGAAGGCCTATATACCGGATCCGAGGGCGAACCCTTGGCATACTCGGGTTCGGGAAGATTGGCCAGTCCTTGGCAGAGAAAGCCATTGGATTTGGCCTAAAAATAATTGCTCATGATGCCTTCATTAACGACGAAACGATACGTAAAGGTGGGGTGGAACCAGTTAGTCTGGACGAGATTGTTTCACGTTCGGATTTTCTCAGCATTCATACTCCTTTGAATCGAGATACCCGACATCTCATAAATGAAGTGCGCCTCCGAAAAATGAAGCCGGGGTCTTTTGTTCTCAATGCAGCTAGAGGAGGAATCATCGACCTCGAAGCCCTCGCTGTTGCCCTCAAGGAAGGGTGGATCGGGGGTGCTGCTATAGATGTTTTTGAACCCGAACACCTTCCTGATGACCATCCTCTTCTCGATGCGCCAAATCTGATTGCGACTCCGCATGTCGCTTTTTACTCTGAAGAATCTGTTCTTGATCTCCAAAGGTTGGCCGCGGAGAATGTCGCTGCGATCCTCTCCAACCGGCGTCCGGAGTCCGTCGTTAATCCAGAAGTGCTTGAGTTGCCCCGATGGACAAATCTGCAGGTGTGA